Below is a genomic region from Paenibacillus rhizovicinus.
GATTTGCCAGTAGATCCGGAAATCGCCCGCCCCGTCAATGGTGGCTGATTCATACAAGGAATCGGGAATCGACTTCATGAAATTCCGCATCAGGAAGATCGACCATGCGCCGACGACGCCCGGCAAGATCATCGCGAACAGGCTGTCCTTCAGATGCAAATATTTGACCATGAGGATATAACTCGGAATTAAGCCGCCGGCGAAGAGCGTCGTAAAGTAGATCATGAAGGAGAAGAAGTGACGATACTTGAAGTCCTTCCGGTTCAGCACGAACCCTGCCATCGACATCATCAGCAATCCGGCAACGGTACCGATAACCGTAATGAAGATCGTGACGCCGTAGGCCTTGGATAATACCGTCGAGTTACGGAACAGCAGCTCGTAAGCCTTCAGGGAAAAATGGTTCGGAATGAGCTTGTAGCCTTCGCGAACGATTTCCTGCTCATTCATGAAGGAGGAAGAAATCATCAGGACGAACGGAAACGCACAAGCCAGAGCGAAGCAAAAGATGCATACATAACTGATCGCTTTAATGAGAAAGCTGCTGAAATCCTCTTTCCCCACCGTTTTGGTACCCATTGTCTTAACCTCCTCCTAGAATAAAGCGCTATCCGGCTCGATTTTGCGAACGATTAAATTAACGACCAATACGATGACCAAACCGAAGATCGATTGATAGAATCCGACTGCCGCGCCCATGGAGAAGTTGAACTGCCCGACGAGGCTGCGGAAGACGTACGTATCGATGATATCCGTTTGCGGATAGAGCACCGAGTTGGTGCCGATCAAGTTGTAGAACAGATCGAACGAGCCTTTGAGAATGCCGCCAAGTCCGAACAGCAGCAGCAGAATGAACGTCGGTTTCAGCATCGGCAAGGTCATGTGGCGGATGCGCTGCCATTTGCTGGCCCCATCCATGTATGCCGCTTCATAGAGCTCATTGCTGATGCCCGTAATCGTGGCCAGGTAGACGATCATGCCGTAACCGGTTGCGCTCCAAATCTTGAACGCGACGATGATGTACTTCCAAATGTCAGGGTTGGAATAGAACTCGTAGCGCTCGAAGCCGAGCGAGGTCAGGACCGTATTGACGAAGCCGGAGTCGTAATTGAACATGTTGTAGGCAAATACGCCGACGATAACCATCGAGATGAAGTATGGAAGCAGGAGAACGGATTGCGTAATCTTCTTGAACCATTTGCCCGAAATTTCGGCGAGCATTACGGCAAAGACGATTTGGATAACGTTGCCCAGCGCGAGAAATACAAAGTTGTAAAGCAGCGTGTTCTTCGTGATGTTCCACAGATCGCCGTTCTTGAACAGGAATTGAAAATTGTCCAGTCCGACGAATTTGCTGCCGAAGATGCCGTTCCGGATATTAAAGTCGACAAACGCGACATAAGCCCCCGGCATGACCAAATAGTGAAAAACAACAAAGTATACGATGATGGGCAAAAGCATAAGGAACATCACTTTGTTCTTCCAAATCTCCTGCAGTACATTACGGCTATGAAGCTTGACTCTACTGATGACCTGCATGCAGCCTACCTCCATTATGGTAACGTTCTTCCTAATGCTTAAGATTGCGCTTACAACACTAGAAACGTTTCGATTTTCGATAATACTTATTGCCTATTTCCTCTTGGAAACAGGAAAATCGAAGAAAAACCGTTAAGAACTCTCATCATTACCAGTTACACTGTTTAATGCGTCGTTGAAACGTTTCTCTAAATCGAATATTACACCATGATTTCATCGAAATCAATCCTTTTTTTGGGATGTATTCGCTCCCAAATTTTGCGTTTTTTCTTGAAATCACGAAAAAAACGCGTCAGAAAAATCCCCGGTCCTGATCAATTCCCATGCATACAAGCAAGAACCGCATCATCCGGAGAAACGTTTCGATTTTCGGGCGAATTGAGCCCTTTTTTCCGCGCATAGGAATGCCTGATCAAGGCCAGGATTTTCGCCCTCGCCTTGCGCTACTTGGATGTCCCGACTGATTTCCCCTTCAATAGGGTTACATAGATCCTTTCATTCTCCACCGCATCGCTATTGATAAGCTTCACCAGCTGTTCCGCGGCAAGCGCGCCCCATTTGCGCTTCGAATAATCGATCGTGGATAAACGCGGCTGGGAATACGAAGCCAGTTCCATATTATCGAAACCAATGATATGTATGTGCTCCCCGACCTGTATATCCGAGTGATGCTCCGCGATGTAATTCATCATGCCGATCGCCATCTCGTCATTGAAACAAAACACGGCCGCGGCGGCCTGCCCGTCCCGTCTGCCTGCCATGATTGCCTTGGCGGCGAGTTCTCCGCCTTCCTTGTTGAAATCGCCTTCAATAACGTGCAGTTGAACGCCGGCAGTCCGCTCTACGACTTGCATGACCGCTTGCAGGCGCTGCTTCGAATCATAGGAGCTGCCCGGTCCCGTTACCGCGTAAATCTCCCGGTGTCCTTCTTCGATCAGATATTCGGTTGCGAGCGTAGCTCCCGCTTTGTTGTCCAGCAGCACTTGGTTGATGTTCGGATGCGCCAGCTCCCGGTCCAGTACGACCAGCTTATGCCCGCGGTCCGCGTAGCGAATCAGATCCTCGCTGTCGAAGGTCACGTCCAAGATAATAGCGCCGTCTATCATGCGCTCGGGCAGCATCCAATGGGACTGCTTGCCGCTGCATACGATGAGCTCGTAGCCTTTGCGAGTCAATGTCTCCTTCGTTCCTTGCAGGAGATCGCCATAGAATGCGCCGCTGAAATCCGTAAGGAAGATACCGATGATCTTCGTTTCCCTTGTCTTGAGCGATCTAGCAGCAGCGTTCGGAATATAGTTCAATTCTTTCGCGATAGCCAGTATTCGT
It encodes:
- a CDS encoding LacI family DNA-binding transcriptional regulator; translated protein: MATIKDIAKQAGVSISTVSYALNGSPKVTPETTERILAIAKELNYIPNAAARSLKTRETKIIGIFLTDFSGAFYGDLLQGTKETLTRKGYELIVCSGKQSHWMLPERMIDGAIILDVTFDSEDLIRYADRGHKLVVLDRELAHPNINQVLLDNKAGATLATEYLIEEGHREIYAVTGPGSSYDSKQRLQAVMQVVERTAGVQLHVIEGDFNKEGGELAAKAIMAGRRDGQAAAAVFCFNDEMAIGMMNYIAEHHSDIQVGEHIHIIGFDNMELASYSQPRLSTIDYSKRKWGALAAEQLVKLINSDAVENERIYVTLLKGKSVGTSK
- a CDS encoding ABC transporter permease, whose amino-acid sequence is MQVISRVKLHSRNVLQEIWKNKVMFLMLLPIIVYFVVFHYLVMPGAYVAFVDFNIRNGIFGSKFVGLDNFQFLFKNGDLWNITKNTLLYNFVFLALGNVIQIVFAVMLAEISGKWFKKITQSVLLLPYFISMVIVGVFAYNMFNYDSGFVNTVLTSLGFERYEFYSNPDIWKYIIVAFKIWSATGYGMIVYLATITGISNELYEAAYMDGASKWQRIRHMTLPMLKPTFILLLLFGLGGILKGSFDLFYNLIGTNSVLYPQTDIIDTYVFRSLVGQFNFSMGAAVGFYQSIFGLVIVLVVNLIVRKIEPDSALF
- a CDS encoding carbohydrate ABC transporter permease, coding for MGTKTVGKEDFSSFLIKAISYVCIFCFALACAFPFVLMISSSFMNEQEIVREGYKLIPNHFSLKAYELLFRNSTVLSKAYGVTIFITVIGTVAGLLMMSMAGFVLNRKDFKYRHFFSFMIYFTTLFAGGLIPSYILMVKYLHLKDSLFAMILPGVVGAWSIFLMRNFMKSIPDSLYESATIDGAGDFRIYWQIFMPLAIPALATIGLFSALGFWNEWYNGMLYIQTPDKFPLQYVLQRMINQTNVQALINQGAVINSADLPSQSIKMATAVMATGPIILLYPFAQRYFVSGLTIGAVKG